One part of the Armatimonadota bacterium genome encodes these proteins:
- the rpmC gene encoding 50S ribosomal protein L29 yields the protein MKASELRLKNVAELKKQIHANYKDMYELRSKSAMGQVPNARLMRTLKKDVARCLTLITEAERAGAAK from the coding sequence ATGAAAGCATCTGAACTTCGCCTGAAGAACGTGGCGGAACTGAAAAAGCAGATACATGCGAATTACAAGGACATGTATGAATTGCGCTCCAAGTCCGCGATGGGCCAGGTGCCGAATGCGCGGCTTATGCGGACGCTCAAGAAAGACGTTGCTCGCTGTCTGACACTCATCACCGAGGCAGAGCGGGCGGGAGCCGCTAAATAA
- the rplP gene encoding 50S ribosomal protein L16, whose amino-acid sequence MLMPKKVKHRKQHRGRMWNAAKGGSDIAFGEFALQALEPSWVTNNQIEAARIAMTRHVKRGGKIWIRIFPDKPFTKKPAETRMGSGKGAPEGWVAVVKPGRIMFEMAGVPEEMAKEAMRLASHKLPINTRFLVRAKEEMTENESI is encoded by the coding sequence TTGTTAATGCCCAAGAAGGTTAAGCACCGCAAGCAGCATCGCGGTCGCATGTGGAACGCCGCCAAGGGTGGATCGGATATCGCCTTCGGCGAGTTCGCGCTTCAGGCTCTGGAGCCGTCGTGGGTTACGAACAACCAGATTGAGGCTGCTCGTATCGCGATGACACGCCACGTAAAGCGCGGCGGCAAGATCTGGATTCGGATCTTCCCGGACAAGCCGTTCACCAAGAAGCCGGCGGAAACCCGCATGGGTTCCGGCAAGGGCGCGCCCGAAGGTTGGGTGGCCGTTGTCAAGCCTGGCCGCATTATGTTCGAGATGGCCGGCGTTCCGGAGGAAATGGCTAAGGAAGCCATGCGCCTCGCGTCGCACAAACTGCCCATCAATACCCGCTTCCTGGTTCGCGCGAAAGAGGAGATGACTGAAAATGAAAGCATCTGA
- the rpsC gene encoding 30S ribosomal protein S3 codes for MGQKVNPIGFRVGINKDHLSKWYANNKNYADLLEEDLKLRGWLKSKLYQAGIARIEIERFAGKMKVNIHTAKPGIIIGRGGKGIDDLRADVERFINKPGMTTINVVEIRVPEMEAQLVAESIAQQIEKRIAYKRAMRQSMQRTMKIGAKGMKIICSGRLAGSEMARVECNKDGKIPLHTIRADIDYGFCEALTTYGHIGIKVWIYKGDILDKQRAGSRPESGFDHAGRDRDRGPRRERVNERGERRRVRVVNAQEG; via the coding sequence ATGGGACAAAAAGTAAATCCGATCGGCTTCCGCGTCGGCATCAATAAGGATCACCTCAGCAAATGGTACGCCAACAACAAGAACTACGCCGATTTGCTTGAGGAAGACCTGAAACTGCGCGGCTGGCTGAAATCCAAGCTGTACCAGGCCGGAATCGCCCGCATTGAGATCGAGCGGTTCGCCGGCAAAATGAAGGTCAATATCCACACCGCGAAACCCGGAATCATCATCGGCCGCGGCGGCAAGGGCATCGACGATCTTCGCGCTGACGTTGAGCGGTTCATCAACAAGCCGGGAATGACCACCATCAACGTGGTGGAAATCCGCGTGCCCGAGATGGAAGCGCAACTGGTGGCGGAAAGCATCGCGCAGCAGATCGAAAAGCGCATCGCTTACAAGCGCGCGATGCGCCAGAGCATGCAGCGGACGATGAAGATCGGCGCCAAGGGCATGAAGATCATCTGCAGCGGCCGGCTGGCCGGTTCAGAAATGGCCCGCGTGGAGTGCAACAAGGACGGCAAAATCCCGCTGCACACCATCCGCGCCGATATCGACTACGGTTTCTGCGAAGCCCTGACGACCTACGGCCACATCGGCATCAAGGTCTGGATCTACAAGGGCGACATTCTTGACAAGCAGCGGGCGGGCTCTCGACCGGAATCCGGTTTCGATCACGCCGGCCGAGACCGTGATCGCGGGCCGCGCCGCGAACGCGTGAATGAACGCGGTGAGAGGAGGAGAGTCCGAGTTGTTAATGCCCAAGAAGGTTAA